A stretch of Microcoleus sp. FACHB-68 DNA encodes these proteins:
- a CDS encoding phage integrase N-terminal SAM-like domain-containing protein — MEQRPKKLLEQVQDAIRLKHYSYQTEKTYIYWIRRYILFHNKRHPKDMGSKEIEEFLTHLAVNENVAASTQNQALHAVLFLYKEVLKQDLDLKVDAVRAKKSNYLPTLLTKDEVLAILQKLSSVYQLLIKLLYDTGLRCGNNPEFRASDS, encoded by the coding sequence ATGGAACAACGTCCAAAGAAGCTCCTCGAACAGGTGCAAGATGCTATCAGGCTTAAGCACTATTCTTATCAAACAGAGAAAACCTATATCTATTGGATTAGACGCTATATCCTTTTTCATAATAAGCGCCATCCCAAAGATATGGGAAGTAAGGAAATTGAAGAATTTTTAACACATCTTGCTGTCAATGAAAATGTGGCTGCATCAACGCAGAATCAAGCACTTCATGCTGTTTTATTTCTCTACAAAGAGGTATTAAAACAAGATTTAGATTTGAAAGTCGATGCAGTTCGTGCAAAGAAATCTAACTATTTACCAACCCTTTTGACAAAAGATGAAGTTTTAGCAATTCTTCAAAAGTTATCCAGCGTATATCAACTTTTAATTAAGTTGCTTTATGACACTGGTTTACGCTGTGGCAATAATCCCGAATTTAGAGCGAGTGACTCTTGA
- a CDS encoding DUF1993 domain-containing protein, with product MQSQNIDLIRTLFQSRLATLEHLLKSAQTHFCDDESFLQKRIAADMFPFGTQIAFTCNQPRNFALWCDGKPANNLDPDLIALTQAYEHIANTKELLLGVNAEDAKLAEVTRIDLGQSLYVELSGNAYVNEFLIPNFYFHMVTAYDILRMAGVPIGKRDYMMHLVPLIRKDEA from the coding sequence ATGCAAAGTCAGAATATAGATTTAATCCGAACCCTCTTCCAAAGTCGCTTAGCGACTCTTGAGCATCTATTAAAGTCAGCTCAGACTCATTTTTGTGATGACGAGTCGTTCCTTCAAAAGCGCATTGCAGCTGATATGTTTCCCTTCGGTACACAGATTGCTTTCACCTGCAATCAACCACGCAACTTTGCTCTCTGGTGTGATGGCAAACCTGCGAATAATCTAGATCCAGACCTCATAGCTCTCACACAGGCATACGAACACATAGCAAACACTAAGGAACTTCTTTTGGGTGTTAACGCTGAAGATGCAAAGCTAGCTGAGGTGACGCGCATTGACTTGGGTCAGAGCCTCTACGTCGAGTTGTCTGGTAATGCCTACGTGAATGAATTTCTAATTCCAAACTTTTACTTCCATATGGTCACGGCTTACGATATTCTTCGCATGGCTGGTGTACCAATTGGAAAACGAGATTACATGATGCACTTGGTGCCATTAATCAGAAAGGATGAAGCCTAA
- a CDS encoding cupin domain-containing protein: MTDEQHSLLKASDINSMDAFEFHHPLNPNSEIYLRFLGRAVGLKRIGVTIARVPSGKESFIFHAHQNEEEWVYILSGRGIAEIGDVECEVGPGDFMGFGLPQQPHHLRNPFDEDLVYLIGGEAGRLDVGVFPRLGKRVIRDGESAYIFDESALQLFWSSKQSTED, encoded by the coding sequence GTGACTGATGAACAACATTCCCTGCTGAAAGCATCAGACATCAATTCAATGGATGCGTTTGAGTTTCATCATCCGCTTAACCCCAATTCAGAAATTTATTTACGCTTCCTTGGGCGTGCTGTCGGTCTTAAACGCATTGGTGTAACGATTGCTCGTGTACCATCAGGCAAGGAATCCTTCATTTTTCACGCTCACCAGAATGAAGAAGAATGGGTTTACATTTTGTCGGGCCGAGGTATTGCGGAAATTGGAGATGTGGAGTGCGAAGTCGGGCCAGGAGACTTCATGGGCTTTGGGCTACCTCAACAACCCCATCATCTTCGTAATCCATTCGATGAAGACCTTGTATATCTGATAGGTGGAGAAGCAGGACGCTTAGATGTTGGCGTTTTTCCTCGGCTTGGTAAACGAGTGATTAGGGATGGTGAGTCCGCCTACATATTTGATGAGTCAGCGCTTCAACTTTTTTGGAGCAGCAAGCAATCTACTGAGGATTGA
- a CDS encoding sulfite exporter TauE/SafE family protein, with the protein MVASKILKSEIDMLSIEWMLLYILLGFFAGLMAGLLGVGGGGILVPLLVSIFSKQGVSADNVVHLALGTTLACMIISSIASIRAHAAQGTVLWKVVYGMAPGIMVGAFLITRIAAKVNSAYIAIFFALFMALVAGQMFLNWRPKASRKPAKFRGLFLAGTGIGSVSALAAVGGGFLAVTYLSYQNVEMKKAIGTSSAIGFPIAIAGTVGYMMSGWSQTLSVPYTIGFIYVPAFLVIAIASSIAAPYGARYSHRLPETHLKKIFAVLSLVLSIKMLFSVV; encoded by the coding sequence TTGGTTGCTTCAAAAATTCTAAAAAGTGAGATTGATATGCTGAGTATTGAATGGATGTTGTTATACATCCTGTTGGGTTTCTTTGCCGGCTTGATGGCAGGCTTACTGGGTGTGGGTGGCGGTGGAATACTTGTTCCCTTGCTGGTATCCATTTTTAGTAAGCAGGGCGTCAGTGCAGATAATGTCGTTCATTTGGCATTAGGAACGACATTGGCTTGCATGATTATTTCTTCAATCGCAAGTATTCGCGCCCATGCTGCTCAAGGAACTGTATTGTGGAAAGTGGTCTACGGGATGGCACCCGGCATTATGGTGGGTGCCTTTCTGATTACCCGCATCGCCGCCAAGGTCAACTCAGCTTACATCGCTATATTCTTTGCGCTGTTTATGGCTCTGGTCGCGGGTCAGATGTTTCTGAATTGGCGACCAAAAGCTAGCCGAAAGCCGGCGAAGTTTCGTGGCTTATTTCTAGCGGGGACAGGCATTGGATCGGTATCTGCTCTTGCTGCGGTTGGTGGTGGTTTTTTAGCAGTCACTTACCTCAGCTATCAGAATGTGGAGATGAAAAAGGCGATTGGTACTTCATCTGCAATTGGATTTCCCATTGCGATCGCAGGTACGGTTGGGTACATGATGAGTGGCTGGTCTCAAACATTGAGCGTTCCCTATACGATTGGATTCATTTATGTGCCGGCATTTTTGGTAATCGCGATCGCGAGTTCAATTGCGGCTCCCTATGGTGCTCGCTATTCTCATCGTTTACCTGAGACTCATTTGAAAAAGATATTCGCTGTTCTCTCGCTAGTTCTGAGTATCAAGATGCTCTTCTCAGTCGTTTAG
- the tmpT gene encoding thiopurine S-methyltransferase, which produces MEASFWQQKWEEGDIGFHQSEANPFLVEHFETLNLAKSGRIFLPLCGKTRDFAWLLACGYRVVGAELSELAINELFNDLEVEPKISRVGELTHYCAKDIDIFVGDIFDVPAEVLGPVDAVYDRAALVAMPENMRHQYTSHLMEITHAAPQLLICYEYNQQLIDGPPFSVSEAEIKHHYASAYQVNSVESKEVAGGLKGKVASIETVWLLQKF; this is translated from the coding sequence ATGGAAGCAAGTTTTTGGCAGCAAAAATGGGAAGAAGGAGATATTGGTTTTCACCAGAGTGAGGCAAACCCATTCCTCGTCGAACATTTTGAAACATTAAATCTTGCGAAGAGTGGTCGTATATTTCTACCGTTGTGTGGCAAGACGCGTGATTTTGCATGGTTGCTTGCTTGTGGTTATCGAGTGGTTGGCGCAGAATTGAGCGAACTTGCAATTAACGAATTGTTTAACGACCTGGAAGTGGAGCCAAAAATCTCTAGAGTTGGTGAATTAACCCATTACTGCGCTAAGGATATCGACATATTTGTTGGCGATATTTTTGATGTGCCTGCTGAAGTTCTTGGGCCGGTTGACGCGGTATATGACCGAGCAGCGTTGGTTGCAATGCCTGAAAACATGCGTCATCAATATACGTCACACCTGATGGAAATCACCCACGCGGCACCGCAGTTGCTGATTTGTTACGAATACAATCAACAACTCATAGATGGCCCTCCGTTCTCAGTCAGCGAAGCAGAAATAAAACACCATTATGCGTCTGCTTATCAAGTGAACTCTGTTGAAAGCAAGGAAGTCGCTGGTGGATTAAAGGGGAAGGTTGCATCAATTGAGACGGTTTGGTTGCTTCAAAAATTCTAA
- a CDS encoding helix-turn-helix domain-containing protein, translating to MDITEVSKASGLPASTIRFYEEKGLIQSNGRNGLRRLFDANVIQRLALISLGRSAGFSLDEIGEMFTSEGPEINRTLLLAKADELDKKIKELTAMRDGLRHAAACTAPNHFECPKFLRFLRVAGKNRFRQPNKLKDSKLEAQKKPSKQY from the coding sequence ATGGATATCACTGAGGTCTCAAAGGCTTCTGGATTACCCGCCTCAACGATACGGTTTTATGAGGAAAAAGGGCTTATTCAGTCGAATGGCAGAAATGGTTTACGGAGGCTTTTTGATGCCAACGTCATACAACGGCTCGCTTTGATTTCATTGGGGCGTAGCGCTGGTTTCTCACTGGATGAGATTGGTGAAATGTTTACCTCTGAAGGCCCTGAAATTAATAGAACGCTGCTCTTAGCGAAGGCAGATGAGTTGGACAAAAAAATTAAAGAACTGACCGCAATGCGCGATGGTCTCCGCCACGCAGCAGCCTGCACTGCGCCCAACCATTTCGAGTGTCCAAAGTTTCTGCGCTTCCTGCGGGTTGCTGGTAAAAATCGTTTTAGACAACCTAATAAATTGAAGGACAGTAAGCTAGAAGCTCAGAAAAAGCCAAGCAAGCAATATTAA
- a CDS encoding DUF4336 domain-containing protein, with amino-acid sequence MSNEAIALYEPINLLKQVDEDIWIVDGSIVQMAMYGAKMPFPTRMTIVRLSNGDLWCHSPTELTPELKAQIDSLGSLRHLISPNKIHYAYISAWASAYPEAVAWASPGVRDRAAQQKIAVDFDADLEDEAPREWVADLDQLIFRGGRFMEEVVFFHRKSATLILADLIENFELNKVSQQLHWLLKLGGVADPDGKLPLDLRMTFLGKKEQARSCLQRILQWNPEKVILSHGRWYENNGTAELRRAFRWLE; translated from the coding sequence ATGAGCAACGAAGCGATCGCACTTTATGAACCAATCAACCTTCTGAAACAGGTTGACGAAGATATTTGGATCGTTGATGGTTCCATTGTGCAGATGGCAATGTATGGAGCAAAGATGCCCTTTCCAACCCGAATGACGATTGTGCGACTGAGCAATGGTGACCTATGGTGCCATTCACCAACAGAATTGACTCCAGAACTGAAAGCTCAAATTGACTCCCTCGGTTCACTGCGTCACCTCATTTCGCCCAACAAAATCCATTACGCCTATATCAGTGCTTGGGCTAGCGCCTATCCAGAAGCTGTAGCATGGGCATCTCCAGGTGTTCGCGATCGTGCCGCGCAGCAGAAAATTGCAGTAGATTTTGATGCTGACTTGGAAGATGAAGCACCACGTGAGTGGGTAGCAGACCTAGACCAATTAATCTTTCGTGGCGGTCGATTTATGGAAGAAGTCGTCTTTTTCCACCGCAAGAGCGCCACTCTCATCCTTGCCGATCTCATCGAAAACTTTGAACTAAATAAAGTGAGTCAGCAGCTGCATTGGCTACTTAAGTTAGGGGGTGTTGCCGATCCGGATGGAAAGCTCCCATTGGATTTGCGAATGACATTTCTCGGCAAAAAGGAACAGGCACGTAGCTGCTTACAGCGAATACTTCAGTGGAACCCTGAAAAAGTTATCCTATCCCACGGTCGTTGGTATGAGAATAACGGTACTGCTGAGTTACGGCGCGCTTTTCGCTGGCTTGAATAA
- the pyrC gene encoding dihydroorotase: protein MQKLTITRPDDWHLHLRDGAALKAVLPHTVRQFARAIIMPNLKPPVRSVADAAAYRDRILAAIPAGKRFEPLMTLYLTDNTSPEEIIRAKESQFVKAVKYYPAGATTNSDFGVTDIRKCDRVFEAMQQVELPLLLHGEVTAPDVDMFDREKAFIERHLIPLKQRFPNLRVVLEHVTTSDAVQYVLSANNIAATITPQHLLFNRNILFQGGIRPHFYCLPILKREEHRLALLQAATSGNPKFFLGTDSAPHPRNGKESSCGCAGCYSALHAMELYAEAFESVDALDKLEAFASFYGPDFYQLPRNTEQITLTRTTWRVPDEVPFTEFGLVPLRAGQEMTWQMA, encoded by the coding sequence ATGCAAAAGCTTACGATCACCCGACCTGACGACTGGCATTTACATCTACGCGATGGTGCAGCGCTGAAAGCAGTTCTCCCCCATACGGTGCGTCAGTTTGCCCGCGCTATCATCATGCCGAACTTGAAGCCCCCGGTACGCTCGGTCGCGGATGCTGCGGCCTATCGCGATCGCATCCTTGCAGCGATTCCGGCTGGCAAACGGTTTGAACCACTGATGACGCTCTACCTCACCGACAACACAAGTCCCGAAGAAATTATCCGGGCTAAAGAATCCCAGTTTGTCAAAGCGGTCAAATATTACCCAGCCGGTGCAACGACTAATTCAGACTTCGGTGTGACGGATATTCGTAAGTGCGATCGCGTCTTTGAAGCGATGCAGCAGGTAGAGCTGCCTTTACTCCTGCACGGGGAAGTGACCGCTCCAGATGTTGATATGTTCGACCGCGAGAAAGCGTTTATCGAGCGACATTTGATCCCCCTCAAGCAGCGATTTCCCAACCTGCGCGTGGTACTTGAACACGTTACCACCTCAGATGCTGTGCAGTATGTCCTGTCTGCCAACAATATCGCTGCAACGATTACACCACAACATTTATTGTTTAACCGCAATATCCTCTTTCAAGGTGGCATTCGTCCTCATTTTTACTGCCTGCCCATTTTGAAACGAGAGGAGCATCGTCTGGCGCTTTTGCAAGCAGCAACCTCTGGCAATCCTAAGTTTTTTCTTGGCACTGATAGCGCCCCGCATCCCCGCAATGGCAAAGAAAGTTCTTGTGGCTGTGCGGGTTGCTATTCGGCTCTGCATGCTATGGAGTTATATGCAGAAGCTTTTGAGAGTGTTGATGCACTCGATAAACTTGAAGCTTTCGCTAGCTTCTATGGGCCAGATTTTTATCAACTCCCGCGCAATACTGAACAGATTACCTTGACCAGAACGACCTGGCGCGTTCCCGATGAAGTTCCATTTACTGAATTCGGACTTGTGCCTTTACGGGCAGGTCAGGAGATGACGTGGCAAATGGCTTGA